The Polyangiaceae bacterium genome includes a region encoding these proteins:
- the dnaN gene encoding DNA polymerase III subunit beta gives MQVVVSKKDLLRVLGRCQGVADKKSTMPVLGNVLMEVSGPDQLRLAATDLYLAVSGTIKARVDKGGSIAVGARDLFERVKMMPEGQVSITTTDGAATTIRSVASARRYTVHGIPGEEFPALPELAEGAQLLSLDVDTLSQLIAATQFSVSTDETRLHLNSALFEWDGDRVRMVSTDGHRLSKLEIQVPGNQASQTMLIPLKGLLELKRLCDEARGDAGKGEEATDGSSIKLGTSGPNAFFQLAGFRFSVKLVDAQFPPYSQVIPEATEKAVRVPRLPFSDALKAVALAASDRTGGVKLTLDNGKVRFESESPESGEGFDEIPIDYDGGPMTIGFNARYFLDVLGAIDDEEVILGISGELDPAVVKPASESTKKSYLAVIMPMRI, from the coding sequence ATGCAGGTCGTGGTGAGCAAAAAGGATCTCCTGCGCGTCCTCGGGCGCTGCCAGGGCGTGGCGGACAAAAAGAGCACCATGCCGGTTCTCGGCAACGTGCTCATGGAAGTCTCCGGACCGGACCAGCTCCGGCTCGCCGCCACGGACCTGTATCTGGCCGTCAGCGGCACGATCAAGGCGCGCGTGGACAAGGGCGGCTCCATCGCCGTCGGTGCGCGTGACCTGTTCGAGCGCGTGAAGATGATGCCCGAAGGTCAGGTCTCGATCACGACGACCGACGGTGCCGCGACGACCATTCGCTCGGTCGCTTCGGCGCGGCGCTACACGGTGCACGGCATCCCGGGAGAAGAGTTCCCCGCGCTGCCCGAGCTCGCGGAGGGCGCGCAGCTCTTGTCGCTCGACGTGGACACGCTCTCGCAGCTGATCGCCGCGACGCAGTTCTCGGTCTCCACCGACGAGACGCGGCTGCATCTGAACAGCGCGCTGTTCGAGTGGGATGGCGATCGCGTGCGCATGGTCTCCACCGACGGGCACCGCCTGAGCAAGCTGGAGATCCAGGTCCCGGGCAATCAAGCCTCGCAGACCATGCTGATTCCGCTGAAGGGCCTGCTCGAGCTCAAGCGGTTGTGCGACGAGGCCCGCGGTGACGCCGGCAAGGGCGAAGAAGCGACGGACGGGAGCAGCATCAAGCTGGGCACCAGCGGACCGAACGCGTTCTTCCAGCTGGCGGGCTTCCGCTTCAGCGTGAAGCTCGTGGACGCGCAGTTCCCGCCGTACTCGCAGGTCATCCCGGAGGCCACCGAGAAGGCGGTGCGCGTCCCGCGCCTGCCGTTCTCGGACGCGCTCAAGGCGGTGGCCCTGGCCGCCAGCGACCGCACCGGCGGCGTGAAGCTCACCCTCGACAACGGCAAGGTGCGCTTCGAGAGCGAGAGCCCGGAGAGCGGAGAGGGCTTCGACGAGATCCCCATCGACTACGACGGGGGCCCGATGACCATCGGCTTCAACGCGCGCTACTTCCTCGACGTGCTCGGCGCCATCGACGACGAAGAGGTCATCCTCGGCATCAGCGGTGAGCTCGACCCCGCGGTGGTCAAGCCCGCCAGCGAGAGCACCAAGAAGAGCTACCTCGCCGTGATCATGCCGATGCGGATCTGA
- the recF gene encoding DNA replication and repair protein RecF (All proteins in this family for which functions are known are DNA-binding proteins that assist the filamentation of RecA onto DNA for the initiation of recombination or recombinational repair.) — protein sequence MPAELRFERIAIRAFRNITSAELEPAPRLNVVSGDNGHGKTSLLEALYVLATSKSFRADKNAEVIQTGAESALVSAKIREAGLGREQRAVLGQRARVFSADGKRIARLSLYATKTPVVVFHPGDLALASGPALGRRTLLDRVALFLEPVSADHRSRYAVALRERQRALDERGTRAAELDAYEAILAEHGAALCRIRERTAARLAEALGPAFASMAAPELSLSVRLRSAGSTDQEEFRRTLTATRPADLGRGSASFGPQRDDLELDVDGRSARRHASQGQQRVLSLALKVAELDCVRQARGAHPILLLDDVSSELDAQRFEAVFALLRDVPSQVFVTTPRPELFVISDVAAADRADFSLLAGAVSRLR from the coding sequence GTGCCCGCCGAGCTCCGCTTCGAGCGGATCGCGATCCGTGCGTTCCGCAACATCACCTCTGCCGAGCTCGAGCCGGCGCCCCGGCTCAACGTCGTGTCCGGCGACAACGGGCACGGCAAGACCAGCTTGCTCGAGGCGCTGTACGTGCTCGCCACCAGCAAGAGCTTTCGCGCCGACAAGAACGCCGAGGTGATCCAGACCGGCGCCGAGAGCGCGCTGGTCAGCGCGAAGATCCGCGAGGCAGGCCTGGGCCGCGAGCAACGCGCCGTGCTGGGGCAGCGGGCGCGGGTCTTCTCCGCAGACGGCAAGCGCATCGCGCGCCTCTCGCTCTACGCCACCAAGACGCCGGTCGTGGTCTTCCACCCCGGCGATCTGGCCTTGGCGAGCGGCCCGGCGCTGGGTCGCCGCACGCTGCTCGACCGGGTCGCGCTCTTCTTGGAGCCGGTCAGCGCCGATCACCGCTCGCGCTACGCGGTGGCGCTGCGCGAGCGGCAGCGGGCGCTCGACGAGCGCGGGACTCGCGCGGCCGAGCTCGACGCCTACGAGGCCATCCTGGCCGAGCACGGTGCCGCCCTCTGCCGCATCCGCGAGCGCACCGCCGCGCGGCTCGCCGAGGCGCTCGGGCCCGCCTTCGCCAGCATGGCCGCTCCGGAGCTGTCGCTCTCCGTGAGACTCAGGAGCGCGGGCAGCACCGACCAGGAGGAGTTCCGCCGGACGCTCACCGCGACACGCCCCGCCGACCTCGGCCGGGGTAGCGCCAGCTTCGGGCCGCAGCGCGACGACCTCGAGCTCGACGTGGACGGCCGCTCGGCGCGCCGGCACGCCTCCCAGGGGCAACAGCGCGTGCTCTCGCTGGCCTTGAAGGTCGCCGAGCTCGACTGCGTGCGGCAGGCACGGGGCGCGCACCCCATCCTGCTCCTCGACGACGTCTCCAGCGAGCTCGACGCGCAGCGCTTCGAGGCGGTGTTCGCGCTGCTCCGGGACGTGCCGAGCCAGGTCTTCGTGACCACGCCCAGGCCCGAGCTGTTCGTCATCTCCGACGTCGCGGCGGCAGATCGGGCCGATTTCTCGCTGCTCGCCGGAGCCGTCTCCCGGCTGCGCTGA
- the clpB gene encoding ATP-dependent chaperone ClpB, translating into MRMDRLTTKSQEALSAAVADCVRRGNPEVIPEHILVAILRQEEGLGRPLVEKAGANAEALAEELSGRVEKLPQVSGGGEPSFGRRAVPLLTKSEDEAKAFKDDYVSVEHFILAAAKHDKDVQAVFNRHGLSYDKLVQSLAEVRGSQRVTDQNPEGKFQALDKYTRDLTALARRGKIDPVIGRDEEIRRVMQVLSRRTKNNPVLIGEPGVGKTAIAEGIARRIAAGDVPESLKDKRILALDLASMVAGSKYRGEFEDRLKAVLKEVEAASGAIVLFIDELHTLVGAGAAEGAMDAANMLKPALARGELRCIGATTLDEYRKHIEKDAALERRFQPVMVSQPTVEDTIAILRGIKERYETHHGIHIQDSALVAAAVLSNRYITDRFLPDKAIDLVDEAASKIKMEIDSMPFEIDQLERRLLQLKIEEQALKREKDKHSKARLEELGREVADLEEQRDAMRAQWMREKEIITAVREKQVKLEELKLEMEQARRKGDLGKAAEIQYGTIPGAEKETEALRAELARVQEKGSYLKEEVSDEDIAQIISKWTGVPVSKMLEGEMQKLLAMEENLRERVVGQEAALVAVANAVRRSRAGLSDERRPIGSFLFLGPTGVGKTETARALAELMFDDERAMIRVDMSEYMERHAVSRLIGAPPGYVGYDEGGQLTEPVRRRPYSVILFDEIEKAHPDVFNTLLQVLDDGRLTDGQGRTVDFKNTVVILTSNVGTTELSAIEERRDLEDADKSEIMKRTAMEALRHQFRPEFLNRLDEIVVYRRLGRDQIRRIVDIQLELLAERLATRELVLEVQDDARELLAEVGWDPQFGARPLKRAIQRHVEDGLAKRVIAGDFVAGDTIVVKRGGDGLVFEKKTKPVEQPTEAPRPHAQA; encoded by the coding sequence ATGCGGATGGATCGACTGACGACCAAGAGCCAAGAAGCGCTGAGTGCGGCGGTCGCGGACTGCGTGCGCCGCGGCAACCCCGAGGTGATCCCGGAGCACATCCTGGTCGCCATCCTGCGGCAGGAAGAGGGCCTCGGGCGGCCGCTGGTCGAGAAGGCCGGCGCCAACGCCGAGGCCCTGGCCGAGGAGCTCTCGGGCCGTGTGGAGAAGCTGCCGCAGGTGAGCGGTGGCGGCGAGCCGAGCTTCGGGCGGCGCGCGGTGCCGCTCCTCACCAAGAGCGAGGACGAGGCCAAGGCGTTCAAGGACGACTACGTCTCCGTCGAGCACTTCATCCTGGCGGCGGCCAAGCACGACAAGGACGTGCAGGCGGTCTTCAACCGCCACGGCCTCTCGTACGACAAGCTCGTGCAGTCCCTGGCGGAGGTGCGCGGCAGCCAGCGCGTCACCGATCAGAACCCGGAGGGGAAGTTCCAGGCCCTGGACAAGTACACCCGCGACCTGACGGCGCTGGCGCGCCGGGGCAAGATCGATCCGGTCATCGGTCGCGACGAGGAGATCCGCCGGGTGATGCAGGTGCTGTCCCGGCGCACCAAGAACAACCCCGTTTTGATCGGCGAGCCCGGCGTGGGCAAGACCGCCATCGCGGAGGGCATCGCGCGGCGCATCGCCGCCGGCGACGTGCCGGAGTCGTTGAAGGACAAGCGCATCCTGGCGCTGGACCTGGCGAGCATGGTGGCGGGCTCGAAGTACCGCGGTGAGTTCGAGGACCGCTTGAAGGCCGTGCTGAAGGAGGTCGAGGCAGCCAGCGGCGCCATCGTGCTGTTCATCGACGAGCTGCACACGCTGGTCGGCGCCGGCGCCGCGGAGGGCGCCATGGACGCGGCCAACATGCTCAAGCCCGCCTTGGCCCGCGGCGAGCTGCGCTGCATCGGTGCGACCACGCTCGACGAGTACCGTAAGCACATCGAGAAAGACGCCGCGCTCGAGCGGCGCTTCCAGCCCGTGATGGTGAGCCAGCCGACGGTGGAGGACACCATCGCCATCCTGCGCGGCATCAAGGAGCGCTACGAGACGCACCACGGCATCCACATCCAGGACTCGGCGCTGGTGGCGGCGGCGGTGCTCTCGAACCGCTACATCACCGATCGCTTCTTGCCTGACAAGGCCATCGATCTCGTGGACGAGGCGGCCAGCAAGATCAAGATGGAGATCGACAGCATGCCGTTCGAGATCGACCAGCTGGAGCGCAGGCTGCTCCAGCTGAAGATCGAAGAGCAGGCGCTGAAGCGCGAGAAGGACAAGCACAGCAAGGCGCGGCTGGAGGAGCTGGGCCGCGAGGTCGCCGATCTGGAGGAGCAGCGCGACGCGATGCGCGCCCAGTGGATGCGCGAGAAGGAGATCATCACTGCGGTCCGCGAGAAGCAGGTGAAGCTCGAGGAGCTGAAGCTCGAGATGGAGCAGGCGCGCCGCAAGGGCGATCTGGGCAAGGCTGCCGAGATCCAGTACGGCACCATCCCCGGCGCCGAGAAGGAGACGGAGGCGCTGCGCGCGGAGCTCGCGCGCGTGCAGGAGAAGGGCAGCTACCTCAAGGAAGAGGTCAGCGACGAGGACATTGCCCAGATCATCAGCAAGTGGACCGGCGTGCCGGTGAGCAAGATGCTCGAGGGTGAGATGCAGAAGCTCCTCGCCATGGAGGAGAACCTGCGCGAGCGCGTGGTCGGTCAGGAGGCCGCGCTGGTGGCCGTCGCCAACGCCGTGCGCCGCTCGCGGGCGGGGCTCAGCGACGAGCGCCGGCCCATCGGCAGCTTCCTGTTCCTGGGTCCGACCGGCGTGGGCAAGACGGAGACCGCCCGGGCGTTGGCGGAGCTGATGTTCGACGACGAGCGGGCCATGATCCGCGTGGACATGAGCGAGTACATGGAGCGCCACGCGGTCAGCCGGCTGATCGGCGCGCCGCCGGGCTACGTCGGCTACGACGAAGGCGGCCAGCTCACCGAGCCGGTGCGGCGCCGACCCTACAGCGTGATCCTGTTCGACGAGATCGAGAAGGCGCACCCGGATGTTTTCAACACGCTGCTCCAGGTGCTCGACGACGGCCGCCTGACCGATGGCCAGGGCCGCACGGTGGACTTCAAGAACACGGTGGTAATCCTGACCAGCAACGTCGGCACCACCGAGCTCAGCGCCATCGAAGAGCGGCGCGATCTGGAGGACGCCGACAAGAGCGAGATCATGAAGCGCACGGCGATGGAGGCTCTGCGCCACCAGTTCCGCCCGGAGTTCCTGAACCGGCTCGACGAGATCGTGGTCTACCGCCGGCTCGGTCGCGACCAGATCCGGCGTATCGTGGACATCCAGCTCGAGCTCTTGGCGGAGCGCCTCGCCACCCGCGAGCTCGTGCTCGAGGTGCAGGACGACGCCCGCGAGCTCTTGGCGGAGGTCGGCTGGGATCCACAGTTCGGAGCGCGGCCGCTCAAGCGCGCGATTCAGCGCCACGTCGAGGATGGCCTCGCCAAGCGGGTGATCGCCGGCGACTTCGTGGCCGGCGACACCATCGTGGTGAAGCGCGGCGGCGACGGCCTGGTGTTCGAGAAGAAGACCAAGCCGGTCGAGCAACCGACCGAAGCCCCGCGGCCTCACGCTCAGGCGTGA
- a CDS encoding nucleotidyltransferase domain-containing protein, producing MVVAPELSSALREALSAHAEIAVSYLFGSRARGDAREDSDIDIGLVFRRGGDAPESRERIAVQVAADVTRATGVERVDVVDLEEQGPIFCHRVLSEGERIHEADAARRVDFESDVLMRAFDFRPTYELATQGKVSALRRWLRRKHDPGAALVQAGRAEGEPR from the coding sequence GTGGTCGTCGCGCCCGAGCTCTCGTCCGCCCTCCGAGAAGCGCTCTCGGCGCATGCGGAGATCGCAGTCAGCTACCTCTTCGGGTCCCGTGCGCGCGGCGACGCGCGAGAAGACAGCGACATCGACATCGGGCTCGTGTTCCGTCGCGGAGGTGACGCGCCCGAGTCCCGGGAGAGGATCGCCGTTCAGGTGGCCGCCGACGTGACTCGAGCGACCGGCGTCGAACGCGTGGACGTGGTCGATCTGGAGGAGCAGGGCCCGATCTTTTGCCATCGGGTTCTCTCCGAGGGCGAACGGATCCACGAGGCAGACGCGGCCCGGCGAGTCGATTTCGAGTCCGACGTGCTGATGCGGGCGTTCGACTTCCGTCCGACTTACGAGCTGGCGACGCAGGGCAAGGTCTCGGCGTTGCGCCGCTGGCTCAGGAGAAAGCATGACCCAGGAGCAGCTCTGGTCCAAGCTGGACGTGCTGAAGGCGAACCTCGATAA
- a CDS encoding DUF86 domain-containing protein, whose protein sequence is MTQEQLWSKLDVLKANLDKLARVPAGSLEEFTGDFRNVASTLYLLQTSIQALIDLGSVIVASRALPTPRTSHDVFARLEEAELLPPGTAARFSPIVGFRNRVVHLYDRIDERRVYEILTVHRQDLAELADLLLAALEQPES, encoded by the coding sequence ATGACCCAGGAGCAGCTCTGGTCCAAGCTGGACGTGCTGAAGGCGAACCTCGATAAGCTCGCGCGCGTTCCGGCAGGCTCTCTCGAGGAGTTCACCGGGGACTTTCGCAACGTCGCGAGCACGCTGTATCTCCTTCAAACGTCGATTCAGGCGCTGATCGATCTCGGCTCGGTGATCGTCGCGTCGCGGGCGTTGCCCACCCCTCGGACCAGTCACGATGTCTTTGCTCGGCTCGAGGAGGCCGAGCTCCTTCCACCCGGGACGGCAGCACGATTTTCGCCGATCGTCGGCTTCCGCAACCGAGTCGTCCACCTGTACGACCGGATCGACGAGCGGCGCGTGTACGAGATCCTCACCGTTCACCGGCAGGATTTGGCGGAGCTGGCCGACCTTCTGCTCGCGGCGCTGGAGCAGCCCGAGAGCTGA
- the thpR gene encoding RNA 2',3'-cyclic phosphodiesterase — MSDSLRLFFALPLPEAALETLVAAQARAKAVASRLSPRWTKTEQMHVTLKFLGQLPGNALPRLEEILATRAAAAQPFDATLSQVTAFGGRRARVLVVELATESPVLAALATGLDEDAAALGVARETRPFRAHVTLARFKHPGDARAVIDAAEVAPVPVSCGELRLYRSELTPSGSRYTPVAARALG, encoded by the coding sequence TTGAGCGACTCGCTCCGGTTGTTCTTCGCGCTACCGCTGCCGGAGGCCGCGCTCGAGACCTTGGTCGCCGCCCAAGCCCGCGCCAAGGCCGTCGCCTCGCGCCTGTCCCCGCGTTGGACCAAGACCGAGCAGATGCACGTGACGTTGAAGTTCCTGGGGCAGTTGCCCGGAAATGCGCTGCCGCGGCTGGAGGAGATCCTCGCGACACGGGCGGCAGCAGCGCAGCCCTTCGACGCGACGCTCTCCCAGGTGACGGCCTTCGGCGGCCGGCGCGCGCGGGTCTTGGTCGTGGAGCTCGCGACGGAGTCCCCCGTGCTCGCGGCGCTCGCCACCGGGCTCGACGAAGACGCAGCAGCGCTCGGCGTCGCGCGCGAGACTCGCCCCTTTCGCGCGCACGTCACGCTGGCGCGCTTCAAGCACCCCGGCGACGCGCGCGCGGTCATCGATGCCGCGGAGGTCGCTCCGGTGCCCGTCTCGTGTGGCGAGCTTCGCCTCTACCGGTCGGAGCTCACCCCGAGCGGGAGCCGCTACACGCCGGTGGCCGCGCGCGCCCTCGGCTGA
- a CDS encoding competence/damage-inducible protein A, with protein sequence MSAAVLCIGTELTRGEIVNTNASWLAETLTDAGLEVAAIEAIPDERQQIVDTLHRLSSQHLVIVCTGGLGPTTDDITSECVAEVIGVPLDRDQVSLEAIRTRMDKFGRVMAESNKKQADFPRGATILPNRKGTAPGFAVQLGHARAFFMPGVPREMKTMFGELVAPALAPFVREAMNQVRLKTFGMTESGVNDKLAGIEAEHSVTLAYRAHFPEIEVKVLARGEDARERARRAADAVIARLGPDVVYGEGDVTFAEQLGKLLVEKKLTLAVAESCTGGGVGRLLTERSGASDFFVGGVISYANSAKQGLLGVPAELLAAHGAVSATVARAMAEGALRALGSELALALTGVAGPTGGTADKPVGLVHFAVASKTGTSDRQMVFPGSRTQVRDLAAFAGLSLVRKVVLHGHDEDA encoded by the coding sequence ATGTCCGCTGCCGTCCTCTGCATCGGCACCGAGCTCACGCGCGGTGAAATCGTGAACACCAACGCCTCCTGGCTCGCCGAGACGCTGACCGACGCGGGCCTCGAGGTCGCCGCCATCGAGGCCATCCCCGACGAGCGCCAGCAGATCGTGGACACGCTGCACCGGCTGAGCTCGCAGCACCTGGTCATCGTGTGCACCGGCGGCCTCGGTCCCACCACCGACGACATCACCAGCGAGTGCGTCGCCGAGGTGATCGGCGTTCCTCTCGACCGCGACCAGGTGTCGCTCGAGGCGATCCGCACGCGCATGGACAAGTTCGGACGGGTGATGGCCGAGTCCAACAAGAAGCAGGCGGACTTCCCGCGCGGCGCCACCATCCTGCCGAACCGCAAGGGAACGGCCCCCGGCTTCGCGGTCCAGCTCGGACACGCGCGGGCCTTCTTCATGCCGGGCGTGCCACGCGAGATGAAGACCATGTTCGGCGAGCTCGTGGCGCCGGCGCTCGCTCCCTTCGTGCGCGAGGCGATGAACCAGGTGCGCCTCAAGACCTTCGGCATGACCGAGTCCGGCGTGAACGACAAGCTCGCGGGCATCGAGGCCGAGCATTCGGTGACGCTGGCCTACCGCGCTCATTTCCCCGAGATCGAGGTGAAAGTCCTGGCACGGGGCGAAGACGCCCGCGAGCGCGCGCGGCGGGCCGCAGACGCCGTGATCGCCCGGCTCGGCCCCGACGTCGTGTACGGCGAGGGCGACGTGACCTTCGCCGAGCAGCTGGGCAAGCTGCTGGTCGAGAAGAAGCTCACGTTGGCCGTCGCCGAGTCGTGTACCGGCGGCGGCGTCGGGCGCTTGCTCACCGAGCGCAGCGGCGCGAGCGACTTCTTCGTGGGTGGAGTGATCAGCTACGCGAACTCGGCGAAGCAGGGCCTGCTCGGCGTACCGGCGGAGCTGCTCGCCGCGCACGGCGCCGTGAGCGCAACCGTCGCGCGCGCCATGGCGGAAGGCGCGCTCCGCGCGCTGGGCAGCGAGCTCGCGCTCGCGCTCACTGGGGTCGCCGGACCCACCGGCGGCACGGCGGACAAGCCCGTGGGCCTCGTCCACTTCGCGGTCGCCAGCAAGACAGGCACCAGCGATCGCCAGATGGTCTTCCCCGGCTCGCGCACGCAGGTCCGCGACCTCGCCGCGTTCGCGGGCCTGTCGCTGGTGCGCAAGGTCGTGTTGCACGGGCACGACGAGGACGCTTGA
- a CDS encoding SUMF1/EgtB/PvdO family nonheme iron enzyme: MRRPALIGAAVLGAIVALGVVLFVARRERADPARCPDGLAAQGFRCCAPGQTLAQGACSGTPASCPSGFETTSRGCVAQARRVLIAGGTLTLSPNDWEAEGVVARTLTVAAFELDTTEVTHARWSSCAGCRKLDHSEPGLPVTGVSADEAEKLCLAAGGRLPSADEWLFAATSASVRRYPWGQTGLVCRRASFGLVEGPCAIGADRPELAGARPDGRSPEGVLDLSGNVAEWAREPDGSARARGGSFRSRVAGELKSWAAESAAGPAAHIGFRCAYPSGPH; this comes from the coding sequence ATGCGCCGCCCCGCCCTGATCGGAGCTGCCGTTCTCGGCGCGATCGTCGCGCTCGGGGTGGTGCTGTTCGTGGCGCGGCGCGAGCGGGCCGATCCCGCGCGCTGTCCCGACGGGCTCGCCGCGCAAGGTTTTCGCTGCTGCGCGCCTGGGCAAACCCTCGCGCAGGGCGCGTGCAGCGGCACGCCGGCCAGCTGTCCGTCCGGATTCGAGACGACGTCGCGCGGCTGCGTGGCCCAGGCGCGGCGCGTGCTGATCGCAGGCGGCACGCTCACGCTCTCCCCCAACGACTGGGAGGCGGAGGGCGTCGTCGCGCGAACGCTGACCGTCGCTGCTTTCGAGCTCGACACGACGGAGGTCACGCACGCGCGTTGGAGCAGCTGCGCAGGCTGCCGCAAGCTCGACCACTCGGAGCCGGGGCTGCCGGTGACCGGCGTGAGCGCCGACGAAGCGGAGAAGCTGTGCCTCGCGGCGGGCGGGCGCTTGCCGAGCGCCGACGAGTGGCTGTTCGCCGCCACGAGCGCGAGCGTGAGGCGCTACCCCTGGGGTCAGACCGGGCTCGTGTGTCGCCGGGCGAGCTTCGGCTTGGTCGAGGGCCCCTGCGCGATCGGCGCCGACCGCCCGGAGCTCGCGGGAGCTCGTCCCGACGGCAGGAGCCCCGAAGGTGTGCTCGATCTGTCCGGCAACGTCGCCGAGTGGGCGCGCGAGCCCGACGGCAGCGCGCGCGCGCGCGGCGGCAGCTTTCGCTCGCGGGTCGCCGGCGAGCTGAAGTCCTGGGCCGCCGAGTCCGCGGCCGGACCCGCCGCGCACATTGGCTTCCGCTGTGCGTATCCTTCGGGTCCGCACTAA
- a CDS encoding aldo/keto reductase: MSDFHEQIELGRTGLHVGRLGVAASYGVDQRSLEEAFEQGVNYFYWGSRRTPEMGAAIRSLAKKQRERLVVCVQSYSRLGFWLKRSFEKALREAELDYADVLLLGWFNDAPPARIMDAATELVASGKARHIAISSHRRPLFPTLLDDQRIGIWQVRYNAVHRGAEREVFQSLDGLDVGKRPGVITYTTTRWGHLLDPKRTPAGETTPSGADCYRFAMSHPHVDVVMSGPANGEQMREALRALELGPMNEDELARMRRIGDGIYGKDRTSGMRD; the protein is encoded by the coding sequence ATGAGCGACTTCCACGAGCAGATCGAGCTCGGCCGCACCGGGCTCCACGTCGGGCGCCTGGGCGTCGCGGCGAGCTACGGCGTGGATCAGCGCTCGCTCGAAGAGGCCTTCGAGCAGGGCGTGAACTACTTCTACTGGGGATCGCGCCGCACGCCGGAGATGGGCGCCGCCATCCGCAGCCTCGCCAAGAAGCAGCGCGAGCGCCTGGTGGTGTGCGTGCAGAGCTATTCGCGGCTCGGCTTTTGGCTCAAGCGCTCCTTCGAGAAGGCGCTCAGGGAGGCCGAGCTCGACTACGCCGACGTGCTCCTGCTCGGCTGGTTCAACGACGCGCCGCCCGCGCGGATCATGGACGCGGCGACGGAGCTGGTCGCCTCCGGCAAGGCGCGGCACATCGCCATCTCCAGCCATCGCCGCCCGCTGTTCCCGACGCTGCTCGACGATCAGCGCATCGGCATCTGGCAGGTGCGCTACAACGCCGTGCACCGCGGGGCCGAGCGCGAGGTGTTCCAGTCGCTCGACGGCCTGGACGTGGGCAAGCGCCCGGGCGTCATCACCTACACGACCACGCGCTGGGGGCACCTGCTCGACCCGAAGCGCACTCCGGCCGGTGAGACCACGCCCAGCGGCGCCGACTGCTATCGCTTCGCCATGTCCCATCCGCATGTGGACGTGGTGATGAGCGGGCCGGCCAACGGAGAGCAGATGCGCGAGGCGCTGCGCGCGCTCGAGCTCGGTCCGATGAACGAGGACGAGCTCGCGCGCATGCGCCGCATCGGCGACGGCATCTACGGCAAGGACCGGACGAGCGGGATGAGGGATTGA
- a CDS encoding fumarylacetoacetate hydrolase family protein, translating into MKRFPRLSPAAPTKIVCVGRNYGAHARELGNEVPKEPLLFMKPPSSLLAPDGTVFLPPESERVEHEAELAVVIGTQGRRIPVARALDHVFGYTIACDVTARDLQKKDGQWTRAKGFDGFCPLGPEVVQGVDPGALGVRLRVNGQARQDGNTRDMVFDVATLVAYVSNVMTLEPGDLILTGTPEGVGPLVAGDRVEVEIDGIGVLRFGVEKE; encoded by the coding sequence ATGAAACGATTTCCGCGCCTCTCACCGGCGGCGCCCACGAAGATCGTGTGCGTCGGACGCAACTACGGCGCCCACGCCAGGGAGCTCGGCAACGAGGTCCCCAAGGAGCCCTTGTTGTTCATGAAGCCGCCGTCGTCGCTGCTCGCGCCGGACGGCACGGTCTTCTTGCCGCCGGAGAGCGAGCGCGTGGAGCACGAAGCCGAGCTCGCGGTGGTGATCGGCACGCAGGGGCGGCGCATCCCGGTCGCGCGCGCCCTCGACCACGTGTTCGGCTACACCATCGCCTGCGACGTCACCGCGCGGGATCTGCAGAAGAAGGACGGGCAGTGGACACGCGCCAAGGGCTTCGACGGCTTCTGCCCGCTGGGGCCGGAGGTCGTTCAGGGCGTCGATCCCGGGGCGTTGGGCGTGCGCCTGCGCGTGAACGGGCAGGCGCGCCAGGACGGCAACACCCGCGACATGGTCTTCGACGTGGCCACGCTGGTCGCCTACGTCTCGAACGTCATGACCTTGGAGCCGGGGGATTTGATCTTGACGGGAACGCCGGAGGGTGTGGGACCGCTGGTGGCAGGGGATCGGGTGGAGGTGGAGATCGACGGGATTGGGGTGCTGCGGTTTGGGGTCGAGAAGGAGTGA